One part of the Solanum stenotomum isolate F172 unplaced genomic scaffold, ASM1918654v1 scaffold31865, whole genome shotgun sequence genome encodes these proteins:
- the LOC125852051 gene encoding uncharacterized mitochondrial protein AtMg00820-like: MYTDPSYVSPLFPTFEDLSSSFKRFKPGFVYERRRPILSYPDTDPPPETVPQLESENSSRSGPLKPTRRSTRKAMKEELLALKENDTWDIVSCPSNVRPIGCKWVYSIKFHSDGSLNRYKARLVVLGNRQEYGVNYEETFAPVAKMTTM, encoded by the exons ATCCATCTTATGTTTCTCCTCTTTTTCCTACTTTTGAGGATTTATCATCTTCTTTCAAGAGGTTCAAACCTGGATTTGTGTATGAACGACGTCGACCAATTTTATCCTATCCCGACACCGATCCGCCACCTGAAACTGTACCACAACTAGAATCTGAGAATTCTTCAAGATCTGGTCCTCTTAAGCCTACTCGACGATCTACCAGA AAAGCAATGAAGGAAGAACTTTTGGCtcttaaagaaaatgacacatGGGACATTGTTTCATGTCCTTCAAATGTCCGCCCTATTGGCTGTAAATGGGTTTATTCAATTAAATTTCATTCTGATGGATCTCTTAATCGGTACAAAGCTCGATTGGTTGTTCTTGGTAACAGACAAGAGTATGGGGTGAACTATGAGGAGACTTTTGCACCCGTAGCCAAAATGACTACGATGTGA